The following are encoded together in the Conger conger chromosome 11, fConCon1.1, whole genome shotgun sequence genome:
- the bri3bp gene encoding BRI3-binding protein gives MKGVKLLVVLLVLSVHLLCADSARSRKDSSNQNSFRRAANGFYQMLSNIFGEDNIRGLYKFFSKTTERFVHGVDSFLDTVWKIWTDLLDVLGIDSSSLSHYFSPASVSSSPARALLLVGAVLLAYWFLSMLLGGVFFVLHAVFGRFFWLVRVLLLALSCLYVLQRFEGDPERAVLPLCFIMALYFMTGPVGAYWRRAGAASLEEKIEHLDGQIRLLNIRLSRVIDSLERTADP, from the exons ATGAAGGGCGTTAAATTGCTTGTTGTGCTCTTAGTGCTTTCTGTGCATTTGCTTTGTGCCGATTCTGCAAGGAGCCGGAAAGATTCTAGTAACCAGAATAGTTTCAGAAGGGCTGCGAACGGTTTCTACCAAATGTTGAGCAATATCTTTGGAGAGGACAATATCAGAGGATTATATAAG TTCTTCTCCAAGACCACCGAGCGTTTTGTGCATGGCGTGGACTCGTTCCTCGACACCGTGTGGAAGATTTGGACAGACCTGCTGGATGTTTTGGGGATTGACT CCTCCAGTCTGAGTCACTACTTCAGCCCGGCCTCGGTGTCGAGCTCCCCGGCCCGTGCGCTGCTGCTGGTGGGGGCGGTGCTGCTGGCGTACTGGTTCCTGTCCATGCTGCTGGGCGGGGTGTTCTTCGTGCTGCACGCGGTGTTCGGGCGCTTCTTCTGGCTGGTGCGGGTGCTGCTCCTGGCGCTGTCCTGCCTGTACGTGCTGCAGCGGTTCGAGGGGGACCCGGAGCGGGCGGTGCTGCCCCTCTGCTTCATCATGGCGCTGTACTTCATGACCGGGCCCGTGGGGGCCTACTGGCGCCGGGCCGGCGCCGCCTCTCTGGAGGAGAAGATCGAGCACCTGGACGGCCAGATCCGGCTGCTCAACATCCGCCTCAGCCGCGTCATCGACAGCCTGGAGCGCACCGCCGACCCCTAG